Proteins encoded together in one Lathyrus oleraceus cultivar Zhongwan6 chromosome 5, CAAS_Psat_ZW6_1.0, whole genome shotgun sequence window:
- the LOC127084133 gene encoding uncharacterized protein LOC127084133 translates to MQRGYPGLKFDYDNGTFSKVTNLKPDSSGLRETIECFTFDYRYPILYFKSLKVIFKETFLKHRNSLKNKEKKATSKKLINSIGEASGSGVTRMSTSDDIFKSVRKPPQSTSSLKAFTKELDARPPELNDLVLRINTLFDSDIKIMRITNTLLRAFAVCPDLAKLYRNYDDDTFKTELINLVSIVVP, encoded by the exons ATGCAACGTGGGTACCCAGGTCTGAAGTTTGATTATGACAATGGTACTTTTTCAAAAGTAACAAACCTTAAGCCCGATAGTTCCGGTTTG AGAGAAACGATAGAATGCTTTACGTTTGACTACAGATACCCGATCTTATATTTTAAGAGTCTTAAAGTCATTTTTAAAGAGACATTTTTAAAACATAGAAATTCTCTGAAGAACAAGGAAAAGAAGGCGACTAGTAAAAAGCTGATCAATTCAATAGGGGAGGCGAGTGGTAGTGGTGTTACACGAATGTCAACATCGGATGACATATTTAAATCTGTGAGGAAACCCCCACAAAGCACGTCATCGCTCAAGGCTTTCACAAAAGAGCTTGATGCTCGTCCTCCGGAATTGAATGATTTGGTGCTTAGGATTAATACATTATTTGATTCGGATATCAAGATAATGAGAATTACCAATACATTATTAAGGGCTTTCGCTGTCTGCCCGGATTTGGCTAAGCTATATCGGAATTATGATGACGACACGTTTAAGACAGAATTGATTAACCTAGTGAGTATAGTTGTCCCGTAG